The Chitinophaga pinensis DSM 2588 region ATGGTTTTAAAGAGGTTAAAACTTTCCTAATTCCTTCTCCTCACTTTTGACATCTCTACCCTTTGGTGTAGGTTTGTCAAAAATCTTTCATGAAGTTTTTCAGACTCGGCATTATCATCTTAACGATCTGGGGCGTAGCGAGTTCATGTGAGAAAGCCAAAGATCTTGAATTTGTAAGAGTGGCAGGCATCAACTTCGACAACCTCGGCTTTTCTAAAAGTATTGTCCGGTTGACCCTGGCATATTACAATCCTAACAATTTTAAACTCAAATTGAAGGACGCATCTTTTGATCTTTTTATGGACGACAACCTGGTCGGCCATTCTCTACAGGATACCATGATCGCAATCCCGGCAAAAGACACCTTTTACTTCCCCGTAAAGTTGGAAGTAAATATGGAAAACGTCTTTAAAAATGCTTTAGGCGCCCTCATGAATAAAGAGGTGACCATCAAGGCAACCGGCAATTGTAAAGTAGGCAAAGGCGGCGTATACCTGCCATTCCCTATCAAATGCGAAACAAAACAGCCAATCAAGTTTTTCTGATCATAACCGTGTAAAACTAAAAAGGCCTCGTTGCAATGCAACCGAGGCCTTTTCTTTTGAATACGTTTGTCAGCTTAATTAGTGCTTCTTATCACTGTGGCCGCCATCTTCCGGCTTCTTACAGCAGGTGGGCAGTTTAGTGTAAGCTTCTTCATTTGCAGTGACATTGTCTGCGTCGTACCCCGCATTTGCGATAGCAGTTTTTACGTTCTCTATATTCGTACGATCACTGAAGAACTTTACAGTAGTGATGCCTTTTTTGAAGTCTACTTTGGAAGACTGAACGCCTTCTTCTCTTGACAGGTATCTCTCAATGCGATTTTTACATTGCTCGCACTGCACAGTAGGGGTATTCACCTTGGCAGTTACCAATGTACCTTTTTTAGTCTGGGCCATTGTAACACCGATACCCGTAAATAATAATACCAATACTAATTTGATGATACGCATAATTTTCTTTTTACAGACCCTAATATAACGAATACTTATTAACTGAAAAGTTGATTTGGGAAGAACGGTTTAAACAGCTGGTGCTGCATTCCACTTATCCGGCGCACTCCTCCATGCTTCCAGCGTAGCCTGCTCGTCAGCCGATACCATTCCCTTTTCAACTGCCAGCTCAATCAATGCACTGTAGTTGCTCAGTGAATAGTAAGGTACTTTCGCCTCTTCGAATGCCTTAACCGCAATATCAAATCCGTAGTTGAAAATAGAAACCATACCAATTACCTCACCACCGGCTGCACGGATCGCATTCACTGCCTCCAGACTACTCTTACCGGTAGAAATAAGGTCTTCTACCACCACGACAGGCTGACCCGGCTGTAATACACCCTCGATCAGGTTGCCCATACCGTGTTCCTTCGCCTTCGCTCTTACATATATAAAAGGCAGCTTCAGCTGATCTGCCACCAGGGCGCCCAATGGAATACCACCGGTAGCCACGCCGGCTAATACCGCCGCATCCTGGAACGTTTCAAATACCACATTGCACAACTCAGACTTTACATAGTCGCGCACATAAGGATAAGATAATATCTTACGGTTGTCGCAGTAAATAGGAGATTTCCAGCCAGATGCCCATGTGAATGGCTCTGACGGACGCAATTTTACCGCCTGTATCTGTAGCAGTTTCTCTGCCACCTGTTTTTCGCTGATCTTACTCATAGTAAGCAAAAATAGTTAATTACAGATTACATTTGCGCCATGCAAACAGATACAGTTATTTATCTCAATGAACGTCCGCTGCTGATCACGGCTACCCATCAGGGAATCCCTGAAATATACAAAGATGCAACTTTGTATACGGAGCCGGACGCTGCTACTATAGAATCGGTATTACAGGCCCTAGAGACAGGCAAATCTGAATCTGCCATTTTCATCCATCCGGATACGCCTGCCCTGCTGGAACAGGTAAAAGGATACTTTCACGTGCTGGTAGCTGCCGGCGGCCTGATCACCAACCAGGAAGAAGAAGTATTACTGATGTTCCGCCGTGGTAAATGGGATCTGCCAAAAGGCAAACAGGATCCGGGAGAAAACCTGGAAACAGCCGCCCTCAGAGAAGTGGCCGAAGAAACAGGACTACATAACGTCACACTGGAGCATAAAATCGGGGAAACCTTCCATTTCTATACCTGGAAAGAAAAGAGAACGCTGAAACACACTTACTGGTATAAAATGAAATTCACCGGCACAGAACTGACCGTTCCGCAGATAGAAGAAGATATTGTCGATATACAGTGGATTAAACCGGAGCACCTGGGTAAATACCTGAAGTTCTCCTATCAGAATATTATAGACGTCTTCGCAAAAGATGGCTATGCAGTATAATAATTAAAGCTTAATGCCTGTAGGGGCATTAAGCTTTTTTATCTCTTACAGCCACCGTTAAGCGGCTGATACATACCAGTTTATTGTCATCGTCACAAATCCGGATATCCCATACATGCGTTGTTGACCCGATATGTAATGGTCTTGCGATCGCATGTACATACCCTTCAGATACCCCCTTGAGATGGTTTGCATTGATATCCAGTCCCACACAGATCTGTTTCTTCGGATCAATGATCAATGAAGAAGCCACACTACCCACCGTCTCCGCCAGCGCCGCAGATGCACCGCCATGTAAAAGACCGAATGGCTGCTTTGTCTGATTATTCACCGGCATGATCATTCGCAGATAATCAGGACCGATTTCTGTGAATTCCATGCCCAGGTGGCCGGACAAAGTATTATTACCATATTCGTTCAGCTGGTCGAGGGAGATATCCAGAGAATGCCATATTGGTTTCATGGGTAATGACGCATTAAAAGTGAAAAAAGGTTATGCTTTGAGCTGCCTGATAATATTGGCCGGCAACAGCTGGGAAGCATCGCCGCCATAACGCAGCACATCCCTCACCAGCGAAGAAGCCAGTGTGGAATAACGGGGCGAACAGCTCAGAAAAATAGTCTCGATATTTTCATCCATCATCCTGTTCACATCAGCGATCGCTTTCTCATATTCGAAGTCGCCAATGCTGCGGATGCCGCGCAAAATAAACTGCGCGCCGATCTCTTTACAGGTGTTCACTGTCAGTCCTTCATAAGAGATCACTCTTACCTTCGGCCTGTCGCTATAGATCTCACGGATCCATTGTATACGCTGTTCCAGGGGGAACATCGGCGTCTTGGCAGCATTCACGCCAACACCTACTACTATTTCATCGAAAAGGTCCAGCGAACGGTCTATAACATCCGTATGCCCAAGCGTGATCGGATCAAAAGTGCCCGGGAATAAGCAAATACGTTTCATGCCTGTTTATTTTTTCAGCTCCTCCCTGTTAATGAAGATCGAAAAGATGGTAGTACCATAGTTACGTTCACTACGGTAATATGAATAATTCTTGTAGTTATTACGAGGGGTATGTTCCAGCACAAACCAACCTTCCGGCTCCAGCAACTGTCTTTCGAAAACAATCAGCGGCAACTGGTCAATGGTGGTCAGCGCGTAAGGCGGACCCGCAAAAATAAAGTTGAATTTCTCCGTACACTGTTCAAGGTATCTGAACACATCCATACGCTGCAACTTCACGGGTACTTCCAGTGATTTGGCCGTCTTCTGTATGAAGTCCGCCATATTCGGATCTTTCTCCACAATAGTCAGGTCGGTCACGCCCCTGGACGCCAGCTCATAACTGATACTGCCTGTTCCTCCGAAAATATCCAGTGTTTTCAGTCCGCTGAACTCCAGATTATTCTCAAGGATATTAAATAGTCCGCCCTTCGCAATATCTGTCGTGGGACGGGTATGCGGCATATTTGCTGGCGGCTGAAACCGCAATCCTCCCTTCTCGCCTCCGATTATACGCATAATGCCATCGCATAAAGATTGTTAAAATAATAGCCCGGAATCTCCTCCATTTTCGGGATGTACCAGAAGCCCGGCAGGCGAGGCATCCATTCCA contains the following coding sequences:
- a CDS encoding LEA type 2 family protein produces the protein MKFFRLGIIILTIWGVASSCEKAKDLEFVRVAGINFDNLGFSKSIVRLTLAYYNPNNFKLKLKDASFDLFMDDNLVGHSLQDTMIAIPAKDTFYFPVKLEVNMENVFKNALGALMNKEVTIKATGNCKVGKGGVYLPFPIKCETKQPIKFF
- a CDS encoding heavy-metal-associated domain-containing protein produces the protein MRIIKLVLVLLFTGIGVTMAQTKKGTLVTAKVNTPTVQCEQCKNRIERYLSREEGVQSSKVDFKKGITTVKFFSDRTNIENVKTAIANAGYDADNVTANEEAYTKLPTCCKKPEDGGHSDKKH
- a CDS encoding hotdog fold thioesterase; the protein is MKPIWHSLDISLDQLNEYGNNTLSGHLGMEFTEIGPDYLRMIMPVNNQTKQPFGLLHGGASAALAETVGSVASSLIIDPKKQICVGLDINANHLKGVSEGYVHAIARPLHIGSTTHVWDIRICDDDNKLVCISRLTVAVRDKKA
- a CDS encoding NUDIX hydrolase; its protein translation is MQTDTVIYLNERPLLITATHQGIPEIYKDATLYTEPDAATIESVLQALETGKSESAIFIHPDTPALLEQVKGYFHVLVAAGGLITNQEEEVLLMFRRGKWDLPKGKQDPGENLETAALREVAEETGLHNVTLEHKIGETFHFYTWKEKRTLKHTYWYKMKFTGTELTVPQIEEDIVDIQWIKPEHLGKYLKFSYQNIIDVFAKDGYAV
- a CDS encoding RsmD family RNA methyltransferase; translated protein: MRIIGGEKGGLRFQPPANMPHTRPTTDIAKGGLFNILENNLEFSGLKTLDIFGGTGSISYELASRGVTDLTIVEKDPNMADFIQKTAKSLEVPVKLQRMDVFRYLEQCTEKFNFIFAGPPYALTTIDQLPLIVFERQLLEPEGWFVLEHTPRNNYKNYSYYRSERNYGTTIFSIFINREELKK
- the coaD gene encoding pantetheine-phosphate adenylyltransferase; amino-acid sequence: MKRICLFPGTFDPITLGHTDVIDRSLDLFDEIVVGVGVNAAKTPMFPLEQRIQWIREIYSDRPKVRVISYEGLTVNTCKEIGAQFILRGIRSIGDFEYEKAIADVNRMMDENIETIFLSCSPRYSTLASSLVRDVLRYGGDASQLLPANIIRQLKA
- the pyrE gene encoding orotate phosphoribosyltransferase, whose amino-acid sequence is MSKISEKQVAEKLLQIQAVKLRPSEPFTWASGWKSPIYCDNRKILSYPYVRDYVKSELCNVVFETFQDAAVLAGVATGGIPLGALVADQLKLPFIYVRAKAKEHGMGNLIEGVLQPGQPVVVVEDLISTGKSSLEAVNAIRAAGGEVIGMVSIFNYGFDIAVKAFEEAKVPYYSLSNYSALIELAVEKGMVSADEQATLEAWRSAPDKWNAAPAV